One window of Quercus robur chromosome 5, dhQueRobu3.1, whole genome shotgun sequence genomic DNA carries:
- the LOC126727422 gene encoding ferric reduction oxidase 7, chloroplastic-like isoform X1, whose translation MESICPFFLDKLNHEIHIFVTQESQPPLVCLEEGQVHEATNSSPPVSNNCSMSVLVGTGNNIWSGLYVILSTLGFVILLYLLDTLYINPYDISPWWYKGLLLLICMLVSVFIFGAVVVGLWHLWERQNAAREACKDKRIMVEKMQHNEILAHTDSCQQKLASSINIYYGSRPDFKGIASQLLFKT comes from the exons ATGGAATCAATCTGtccattttttttggataaactaaATCATGAGATTCACATTTTTGTCACTCAAGAATCACAACCTCCATTGGTATGCTTA GAAGAGGGTCAAGTACACGAGGCTACAAACTCTTCTCCTCCTGTGTCTAACAACTGCAGCATGTCAGTTTTGGTTGGTACAGGAAATAATATATGGTCTGGACTATATGTTATCTTGTCTACACTAGGCTTTGTTATCTTACTGTATTTACTGGATACTCTCTACATAAACCCTTATGACATATCTCCATGGTGGTACAAAGGGCTTCTCCTTCTAATCTGCATGCTTGTAAGTGTCTTTATCTTTGGAGCTGTTGTGGTTGGTTTGTGGCATCTTTGGGAAAGACAAAATGCAGCAAGGGAGGCATGCAAGGATAAGAGGATAATGGTTGAGAAGATGCagcataatgaaattttagCCCACACGGATTCATGTCAGCAAAAACTTGCAAGTTCAATCAATATTTATTATGGTTCGAGACCAGACTTCAAAGGTATAGCATCTCAACTTTTgttcaaaacataa
- the LOC126727422 gene encoding ferric reduction oxidase 7, chloroplastic-like isoform X2 translates to MESICPFFLDKLNHEIHIFVTQESQPPLEEGQVHEATNSSPPVSNNCSMSVLVGTGNNIWSGLYVILSTLGFVILLYLLDTLYINPYDISPWWYKGLLLLICMLVSVFIFGAVVVGLWHLWERQNAAREACKDKRIMVEKMQHNEILAHTDSCQQKLASSINIYYGSRPDFKGIASQLLFKT, encoded by the exons ATGGAATCAATCTGtccattttttttggataaactaaATCATGAGATTCACATTTTTGTCACTCAAGAATCACAACCTCCATTG GAAGAGGGTCAAGTACACGAGGCTACAAACTCTTCTCCTCCTGTGTCTAACAACTGCAGCATGTCAGTTTTGGTTGGTACAGGAAATAATATATGGTCTGGACTATATGTTATCTTGTCTACACTAGGCTTTGTTATCTTACTGTATTTACTGGATACTCTCTACATAAACCCTTATGACATATCTCCATGGTGGTACAAAGGGCTTCTCCTTCTAATCTGCATGCTTGTAAGTGTCTTTATCTTTGGAGCTGTTGTGGTTGGTTTGTGGCATCTTTGGGAAAGACAAAATGCAGCAAGGGAGGCATGCAAGGATAAGAGGATAATGGTTGAGAAGATGCagcataatgaaattttagCCCACACGGATTCATGTCAGCAAAAACTTGCAAGTTCAATCAATATTTATTATGGTTCGAGACCAGACTTCAAAGGTATAGCATCTCAACTTTTgttcaaaacataa